One part of the Osmerus mordax isolate fOsmMor3 chromosome 18, fOsmMor3.pri, whole genome shotgun sequence genome encodes these proteins:
- the LOC136962062 gene encoding hepatitis A virus cellular receptor 1-like has product MTTPKPTKTTAKPCTTTTAEPTTTTTEPTTTTTAEPTTTTVEPCTTITTTTVEPCTTTITTTTAEPTTITTTTTAEPTTITTTTTAEPTTITTTAKPTTTLICHAIPPSTTMDPEDLEFCGFQEVPTVYPKPTIACPASIPQPAGGIDPEDLEFCGFQEVPHDPTSACPDPATPQPVTMDPEDLEFCGFQEVPTDLP; this is encoded by the exons ATGACGACTCCAAAGCCCACCAAGACGACCGCAAAGCCCTgcaccaccacgacagcggagcccaccaccaccaccacggagcccaccaccaccacgacagcagAGCCCACTACGACAACAGTGGAGCCctgcaccaccatcaccacgaCGACAGTGGAGCCctgcaccaccaccatcaccacaacaacagcggagccaaccaccatcaccaccacgaCGACAGCGGAGccaaccaccatcaccaccacgaCGACAGCAGAGCCAACCACCATCACCACGACAGCAAAGCCCACCACTACATTAATATGCCATGCCATTCCACCGTCTACCACAATGGATCCAGAAGATCTTGAGTTCTGTGGATTTCAAGAG GTGCCTACTGTTTATCCTAAACCTACCATAGCATGCCCAGCATCTATACCACAGCCTGCTGGAGGAATAGATCCAGAAGATCTTGAGTTCTGTGGATTTCAAGAGGTTCCTCATGATCCTACCTCAGCATGCCCGGATCCAGCCACGCCGCAGCCTGTCACAATGGATCCAGAAGATCTTGAGTTCTGTGGATTTCAAGAGGTGCCTACTGATCTACCATAG
- the msto1 gene encoding protein misato homolog 1 — translation MGSFCREVITFQLGHYSNFVGTHWWNLQDAALSYDPDSPPSELQCNEMFREGQTLGGHVTYTPRLIAMDLKGSLQTLRQEGCLYETGREPTALTWKGNVMMHKESPSSKNSFLKDLEKLDKGEILAEADLDTSLLQQCSGAVAMDTVNSRLEQVQKGYRLEGSVRVWSDFLRIHLHPRTILVINQYNHDGEAHRLEAFGQGEALLQGSVLDDLEDKLHFFVEECDYLQGFQVLCDLSDGFSGLGSKVTEMLQDSYSGRGILTWGLAPVNHRDSTPMKEVYHLMNNAIGTINMANHSSFFCPLTLRGGLGRRPTSPTTFPLLSYDPTLWYHSSAVLALALDSMTVPYRLRHNTTMGQMADALAVSGRKVVAAHGAIPFPMVQGSCLPSALMECSDGLPWKPLSACPELGDGRCFGQSVTLRGLEGQSLVSSLTPNIKPPTPLHSLCNGEDVLGSYIRSYYPTTPLAVQLVSSPSKLTSPFPQIFSQSLGKNGLLRGQVQPPGTFWPGVSSLPVLTSLQSTPALGPWLSELQRSASAIDPRRVAHNFLSQGTELGDFNESLEQLRILARCYRDDSATRSSSEEDD, via the exons ATGGGTAGCTTTTGTAGAGAAGTCATCACTTTTCAACTAGGGCACTACTCCAACTTTGTAGGAACACATTGGTGGAATTTACAG GATGCCGCCTTGTCATACGACCCAGACTCGCCCCCTAGCGAACTACAGTGTAATGAAATgttcagagagggacagacccTGGGAGGGCATGTCACTTACACGCCACGCCTCATCGCTATGGACCTAAAAG GAAGTCTTCAGACACTACGACAGGAAGGATGCCTCTATGAAACTGGGAGAGAACCTACTGCCTTGACatg GAAAGGGAATGTGATGATGCACAAAGAAAGCCCCTCGTCAAAAAACTCTTTCCTCAAAGACCTGGAAAAGCTAGAT AAGGGGGAGATATTGGCTGAGGCTGACCTTGACACATCTCTATTGCAGCAATGTTCAG GGGCAGTTGCCATGGATACAGTGAACAGCCGTCTGGAGCAAGTTCAGAAGGGTTATAGACTGGAGGGCAGCGTGCGGGTGTGGTCAGACTTCCTGAGGATCCACCTGCATCCTCGCACCATCTTGGTTATCAACCAGTACAACCACGATGG GGAAGCACATCGGCTGGAGGCATTTGGCCAAGGGGAGGCTCTACTGCAAGGCTCAGTGTTGGATGATCTGGAGGATAAACTACACTTCTTTGTGGAAGAGTGTGACTACCTACAG GGGTTCCAAGTGCTGTGCGACCTTTCAGATGGCTTCTCAGGGCTGGGTTCAAAGGTCACTGAGATGCTGCAAGACTCCTACAGTGGGAGGGGCATTCTTACCTGGGGACTTGCACCAGTAAATCACAGAGACTCA ACTCCAATGAAGGAAGTCTACCACCTTATGAACAACGCCATAGGAACCATCAACATGGCCAATCACAGTTCCTTTTTCTGCCCTTTGACGTTGAGGGGCGGGTTAGGAAGAcgacccacctcccccaccaccttccCCCTTCTCAGTTACGAT cccacattgtGGTACCACTCCAGTGCAGTCCTTGCTCTTGCTCTGGACTCCATGACTGTGCCTTACAGACTGAGGCACAACACCACCATGGGGCAGATGGCTGATGCGCTGGCTGTGTCTGGGAGGAAG GTGGTTGCAGCTCATGGTGCCATTCCCTTTCCCATGGTGCAAGGCAGCTGTCTACCTAGTGCCCTGATGGAGTGTTCTGATGGGCTGCCTTGGAAACCCCTATCAGCTTGCCCGGAATTAGGTGACGGACGGTGTTTTGGCCAATCGGTGACGCTCAGGGGCTTAGAGGGGCAGAGCTTAGTCAG TTCGCTGACCCCAAACATCAAGCCGCCCACTCCGTTGCATAGCCTCTGCAATGGAGAAGACGTCCTTGGATCCTATATAAGATCCTACTACCCCACAACTCCTCT AGCAGTCCAGCTTGTATCCAGCCCCAGTAAACTTACGTCACCATTCCCACAGATATTTAGCCAATCTCTGGGTAAAAACGGATTATTACGAGGCCAAGTACAACCCCCTGGCA CGTTTTGGCCTGGGGTGtcctcccttcctgtcctgACGTCCCTCCAATCCACCCCAGCTTTGGGTCCCTGGCTGTCTGAGCTGCAGCGCTCCGCTAGCGCCATAGATCCTCGTAGAGTCGCCCACAACTTCCTTTCCCAGGGGACTGAGCTCGGGGACTTCAATGAGTCCCTGGAACAACTACGCATCCTGGCCCGCTGTTATCGTGATGACAGTGCAACACGCTCCTCTTCTGAGGAAGATGACTAG
- the tmem79a gene encoding uncharacterized protein tmem79a: MTPFSPFNMSEQQIGNSERGSNERPSNNEANPEPQIPRKSQDGSELQNTAEEKEEKSHSENKARFKWRESMPEGERWMEDGVERTGEHDDGSHGSVPDNQDMNREYLEGCTAEKEAPFFSPKVNVVCPTWKPVLPQENEEELPEELPEKRPLMEPHTTISPVQYYPEWTEEDDFTYICDSDKLKLSVGVAVAALLFPLLVWGGYAFLPFDAPLLDSAPLRLVYTLRCSFFAIVPIMLGVMVQGVARLRYGALTPLYDRRVESREVLVHWHFVSDSLALFLFYFLLLAVMATYISQDFLKIVPLLTIVFTFGRLIYWVCVSLGSSARGLGFGLSFLPMLVMLGANLYFVCSSLREGAIFDVAPPTTAPPPRQRWFG, translated from the exons ATGACACCGTTCTCTCCATTTAATATGTCTGAGCAACAAATTGGAAACTCGGAGAGAGGTAGCAATGAAAGACCTTCGAACAATGAAGCCAATCCAGAACCTCAAATCCCTAGAAAAAGTCAGGATGGTTCAGAGCTCCAGAACACAGctgaagagaaggaagaaaagAGCCATTCAGAAAATAAGGCCAGATTCAAGTGGAGAGAAAGcatgccagagggagagagatggatggaagacGGGGTCGAGAGGACGGGAGAACACGATGACGGCAGTCATGGATCAGTTCCCGATAATCAAGACATGAACCGTGAATACCTAGAGGGCTGTACCGCAGAAAAGGAAGCACCGTTTTTTTCGCCAAAAGTCAATGTAGTGTGCCCTACATGGAAGCCGGTGCTTCCACAAGAGAATGAGGAAGAGCTTCCGGAAGAGCTTCCGGAGAAGCGTCCCCTGATGGAGCCACATACGACAATCTCACCAGTGCAATACTATCCTGAGTGGACAGAGGAGGACGACTTCACAT aCATATGTGACAGTGACAAGCTGAAGCTCAGTGTGGGTGTTGCCGTGGCTGCACTGCTCTTCCCTCTGCTGGTGTGGGGAGGCTATGCTTTCTTGCCTTTCGATGCCCCATTGCTCGACAGTGCCCCACTCAGGCTTGTGTACACACTGCGCTGCTCCTTTTTCGCTATTGTTCCCATTATGCTGG GTGTTATGGTGCAGGGCGTGGCTCGGTTGCGCTATGGTGCGCTGACCCCCCTGTAtgacaggagggtggagagcaggGAAGTGTTGGTGCACTGGCACTTCGTCAGCGACTCACtggctctcttcctcttctactTTTTGCTGTTGGCTGTCATGGCCACATATATCAGCCAGGACTTTCTAAAGATAGTCCCTCTGCTGACTATTGTCTTCACCtttggcag GTTGATTTActgggtctgtgtgtctctgggcaGCAGTGCGAGAGGTTTGGGATTTGGTCTTTCCTTCCTCCCCATGCTGGTCATGCTGGGAGCCAACCTCTACTTTGTCTGCTCGTCACTCAGAGAAGGGGCCATCTTTGATGTGGCCCCGCCCACCACTGCCCCACCTCCCAGGCAGAGATGGTTTGGGTGA